Proteins from a single region of Kogia breviceps isolate mKogBre1 chromosome 5, mKogBre1 haplotype 1, whole genome shotgun sequence:
- the ATP5PF gene encoding ATP synthase-coupling factor 6, mitochondrial — translation MILQRLFRLTSVIQSAVSVSLRRNIGFTAVAFNKELDPVQKLFVDKIREYRTKRQTSGGPVDAGPEYQQELDRELFKLKQMYGKADMNTFPNFTFEDPKFEVVEKPQS, via the exons ATGATTCTTCAGAGGCTCTTCAGGTTGACCTCTGTCATTCAGTCTGCAGTCTCGGTCTCTTTGAGGAGGAACATTGGTTTTACGGCAGTGGCATTTAATAAGGAACTTGATCCTGTACAGAAACTCTTCGTGGACAAGATTAGAGAATATAGAACTAAGCGACA GACATCTGGAGGACCTGTTGATGCTGGCCCAGAGTATCAGCAAGAACTAGACAGGGAGCTTTTTAAGCTTAAGCAAATGTATGGTAAAGCAGACATGAATACGTTCCCTAACTTCACATTTGAAG aTCCCAAGTTTGAAGTTGTCGAAAAACCACAGTCCTGa